In Opisthocomus hoazin isolate bOpiHoa1 chromosome 3, bOpiHoa1.hap1, whole genome shotgun sequence, a genomic segment contains:
- the PCMTD1 gene encoding protein-L-isoaspartate O-methyltransferase domain-containing protein 1 isoform X4 produces MLNVFEFCEPAFVVGNCLEIASDSHQYDRIYCGAGVQKDHENYMKILLKVGGILVMPIEDQLTQILRTGQNTWESKNILAVSFAPLVQPNRNDNGKHDTVGLPPCAVRNLQDLARIYIRRTLRNFINEEMKAKGIAQKAPPKRKRRRCRRRRINTYVFVGNQLIPQPLDSEEDERMEDDNKEEEDKDHSEALKPEEPPRNLLREKIMSLPLPESLKAYLTYYREK; encoded by the exons ATTTGAGTTCTGTGAACCTGCCTTTGTGGTTGGTAATTGTTTGGAAATAGCCTCAGACAGTCATCAATATGACCGGATTTACTGTGGAGCTGGAGTCCAGAAAGACCATGAAAACTACATGAAAATTTTATTGAAAGTTGGAGGCATTTTAGTAATGCCTATAGAAGATCAG CTAACACAAATCTTGAGAACAGGACAGAACACGTGGGAAAGTAAAAATATCCTTGCTGTTTCATTTGCTCCACTAGTGCAACCAAACAGAAATGACAACGGCAAACATGACACTGTGGGACTGC ctCCATGTGCTGTTCGGAATCTGCAGGATCTAGCTCGAATATATATCAGACGCACCCTTAGAAACTTCATAAATGAGGAGATGAAAGCCAAGGGTATTGCTCAGAAGGCTCCTCCAAAACGAAAACGCAGGAGATGTCGTAGACGCAGGATTAACACCTATGTGTTTGTTGGTAATCAGCTCATTCCTCAGCCTCTAGATAGTGAAGAAGATGAAAGAATGGAAGATGATAacaaagaggaggaggataaAGATCACAGTGAGGCCTTGAAGCCAGAAGAGCCTCCTCGAAATCTGCTGAGAGAGAAAATCATGAGTCTACCATTACCTGAATCTTTAAAAGCATACTTGACCTATTACAGAGAGAAATAA
- the PCMTD1 gene encoding protein-L-isoaspartate O-methyltransferase domain-containing protein 1 isoform X5, which produces MKILLKVGGILVMPIEDQLTQILRTGQNTWESKNILAVSFAPLVQPNRNDNGKHDTVGLPPCAVRNLQDLARIYIRRTLRNFINEEMKAKGIAQKAPPKRKRRRCRRRRINTYVFVGNQLIPQPLDSEEDERMEDDNKEEEDKDHSEALKPEEPPRNLLREKIMSLPLPESLKAYLTYYREK; this is translated from the exons ATGAAAATTTTATTGAAAGTTGGAGGCATTTTAGTAATGCCTATAGAAGATCAG CTAACACAAATCTTGAGAACAGGACAGAACACGTGGGAAAGTAAAAATATCCTTGCTGTTTCATTTGCTCCACTAGTGCAACCAAACAGAAATGACAACGGCAAACATGACACTGTGGGACTGC ctCCATGTGCTGTTCGGAATCTGCAGGATCTAGCTCGAATATATATCAGACGCACCCTTAGAAACTTCATAAATGAGGAGATGAAAGCCAAGGGTATTGCTCAGAAGGCTCCTCCAAAACGAAAACGCAGGAGATGTCGTAGACGCAGGATTAACACCTATGTGTTTGTTGGTAATCAGCTCATTCCTCAGCCTCTAGATAGTGAAGAAGATGAAAGAATGGAAGATGATAacaaagaggaggaggataaAGATCACAGTGAGGCCTTGAAGCCAGAAGAGCCTCCTCGAAATCTGCTGAGAGAGAAAATCATGAGTCTACCATTACCTGAATCTTTAAAAGCATACTTGACCTATTACAGAGAGAAATAA